In Acidobacteriota bacterium, a single window of DNA contains:
- a CDS encoding MFS transporter has translation MRTSRPPTPSPAPVGDGAPGGTRVFLSLWAGQVLSLLGTAIGRFTVMLWAWEQTGEATTLALLGFFEMGTTVLLSPLAGAVADRMPRKWALILSDLGAGAVTAALLTLYLTGHLQVWHLYVGAVLSGAFETFQFPAYSAAVTVLVPRRHYARASGLISMAETASRAFGPPLAAALLPWLNYGGLLVLDLATLGLALMILVFLRIPEPEVSEEGARSRGSLLHEASWGFRYIFARRGLLGLQLLLSAVNFLASFAVVLRSPMILARTAGDAQILGNVQAAAGIGGLVGGLLLASWGGPRRRVHGVFAGIFLAMLGNLILGSGQTAWVWAAGAFLFPLAITVSNGSNQAIWQAKVAPDLQGRVFAVRRQIAQLAGLPGMLLAGPLADRLFEPALSPGGQLTPSLGPVFGTGPGAGMGLLLALSGIAGLLLLSIALAQPSLRHVEDSLPDHQLAQGSQE, from the coding sequence GTGCGCACCTCTCGTCCCCCTACCCCCAGCCCCGCTCCTGTCGGCGATGGCGCCCCCGGGGGCACCCGCGTCTTCCTCTCCCTCTGGGCCGGTCAGGTGCTCTCCCTCCTGGGCACCGCCATCGGCCGCTTCACGGTCATGCTCTGGGCCTGGGAGCAGACCGGCGAGGCCACCACCTTGGCGCTCCTGGGCTTCTTCGAGATGGGCACCACCGTGCTCCTCAGCCCACTGGCGGGGGCCGTGGCGGACCGGATGCCGCGCAAATGGGCCCTGATCCTCAGCGATTTGGGTGCCGGAGCGGTCACCGCCGCCCTGCTGACGCTCTACCTGACGGGGCATCTCCAGGTCTGGCACCTCTATGTCGGCGCCGTGCTCTCCGGCGCCTTCGAGACCTTCCAATTCCCCGCCTACTCCGCCGCCGTCACGGTGCTGGTGCCGCGCCGGCACTACGCCCGCGCCAGCGGCCTCATCTCCATGGCCGAGACCGCCTCCCGCGCCTTCGGTCCACCGCTGGCGGCGGCGCTGCTACCGTGGCTGAATTACGGCGGCCTGCTGGTCCTCGACCTCGCCACCCTGGGGCTGGCCTTGATGATCCTCGTCTTCCTACGAATTCCCGAACCGGAAGTCTCGGAGGAAGGTGCCCGCAGTCGCGGAAGCCTGCTCCACGAAGCCAGCTGGGGGTTTCGCTACATCTTCGCCCGCCGCGGCCTCCTGGGCCTGCAGCTGCTGCTCTCGGCGGTCAACTTTCTCGCCAGCTTCGCGGTGGTGCTGCGCTCCCCCATGATCCTCGCCCGCACCGCCGGTGACGCCCAGATCCTCGGTAACGTGCAGGCGGCGGCGGGGATCGGCGGCCTGGTCGGCGGTCTGCTGCTGGCTTCCTGGGGAGGCCCCCGGCGCAGGGTCCACGGCGTCTTCGCCGGCATCTTTCTGGCGATGCTCGGCAATCTGATCCTGGGCAGCGGCCAAACCGCCTGGGTATGGGCCGCCGGTGCCTTCCTCTTCCCCCTCGCCATCACCGTCTCCAACGGCTCCAACCAGGCCATCTGGCAGGCCAAGGTGGCACCGGACCTCCAGGGGCGGGTCTTCGCCGTCCGCCGTCAGATCGCCCAGCTCGCCGGTCTCCCGGGCATGCTCCTCGCCGGCCCCCTGGCGGATCGCCTCTTCGAACCCGCTCTCTCCCCCGGCGGCCAGCTCACCCCGAGCCTCGGTCCCGTCTTCGGCACCGGCCCCGGCGCCGGCATGGGCCTGCTCCTAGCCCTCAGCGGCATCGCCGGCCTCCTCCTCCTCTCCATCGCCCTCGCCCAGCCGTCCTTGAGACATGTAGAGGACAGCCTGCCGGATCATCAGCTAGCGCAAGGCTCGCAGGAATGA